One segment of Thermodesulfovibrionales bacterium DNA contains the following:
- a CDS encoding twin-arginine translocase TatA/TatE family subunit, with product MFDLGIQELIVIFVVALLVFGPKRLPELGRSLGKGLAELKKALQEAKAQIDSELDQPAKPDKTDIPQSLAGMPEEPPREKGEKADEPVSDEKEKRGKPEE from the coding sequence ATGTTCGACCTGGGAATTCAGGAGTTGATCGTTATCTTTGTCGTGGCCCTCCTTGTCTTCGGCCCAAAACGCCTGCCCGAACTCGGCAGAAGCCTCGGCAAAGGTCTTGCCGAATTGAAGAAGGCCCTCCAGGAGGCGAAGGCACAGATTGATTCCGAACTCGATCAGCCTGCTAAACCTGACAAGACCGACATTCCTCAGTCCTTAGCAGGTATGCCTGAAGAGCCACCGCGGGAAAAAGGCGAGAAGGCCGACGAGCCTGTCTCCGATGAAAAAGAGAAAAGGGGAAAGCCCGAAGAATGA